In the genome of Mucisphaera calidilacus, one region contains:
- a CDS encoding PAS domain-containing sensor histidine kinase, translating to MSRGFVMLGLFVLAALAVLDAVHILGVFQAHTSLDWLHLLIEIILLVGIGYVILRHVRSRDRELLRRLDEQNEQASLATQAASMGAWRWEIQSDRLILDEACSEQLTLSSGITHRLSDWFHRVHKLDRYAIESCVREVARGEKGTLRTEYRIEDGEGKTRYLLCTATVERGEDQKPRYLVGMSWDITRLKETAEEAERSRQLLQQVGIMARIGGWRLDLNPLRPVWSEMVKEIHEVSPDYEPTLENALKFYAPEARAIVQNAVDRAIETGEPWDIEVPMITARGRRIQVRAFGMPQYRDGVCVCLIGALQDITERHEATRALEQSEQRLDLAMTVSKQGHWDWAVGSEEAYFSASLLRVLGYEPDSLPQSFGTWERLLHPLDRDGVLSCLRQESEDARDRFVLEMRMRNRRGQWQWVRTIGSVVERDADGEAARLVGVMVDIDEQKRMTHDLAVVQQRLQHFVDNTPAAVAMFDRDMNYLMASQGWYEQNDLRGQSIIGRSYYDVMTDVPEHWREAHRRSLAGETFEMDRDCLDTGDGRLLWISWRVQPWRDTSGEIGGVMVVTEVVNEQVEHELELAAACEAAEAANKAKSEFLANMSHEIRTPMTAILGFTDLLAEDAELDSAAVGDAVATVRRNGEHLLSIINDILDLSKIEAGKMTLERLDVSPLAVIRDVHELMTVRAREKGLSLSFDIETALPETIQTDPTRLRQVLVNLVSNAIKFTESGSVVMSAAWSEQTPDRLSVAVRDTGIGMSQVQVDRIFEAFAQADESMSRRFGGTGLGLKISRRLAHILGGDLTVHSVPGVGSTFTLTIDTGPINQGLSVKPPEPVREAVGVAEARVPLAGVRVLLAEDGVDNQRLVRFHVEKAGGTIDVAENGRLALEAWESGGREAYDLIIMDMQMPEMDGYQASRALRDRGWRGPIIALTAHAMSDDRQRCLDAGCSDYATKPIDREKLVAICVRGLAESDDRRAA from the coding sequence ATGAGCCGCGGGTTCGTCATGCTGGGTCTTTTTGTTCTCGCGGCGCTCGCCGTGCTGGACGCCGTGCACATCCTTGGCGTCTTCCAGGCACACACCAGCCTGGACTGGCTGCATCTTCTGATTGAAATAATCCTCTTGGTGGGAATTGGTTACGTGATCCTGCGTCATGTCCGCAGCCGGGACCGGGAACTGCTGCGACGGCTCGACGAGCAGAACGAGCAAGCCTCACTCGCCACCCAGGCCGCCAGCATGGGCGCCTGGCGCTGGGAGATCCAGAGCGACCGGCTGATTCTCGACGAGGCGTGCAGCGAGCAACTGACGCTCTCATCAGGGATTACGCACCGTTTGTCGGACTGGTTCCATCGCGTGCACAAGCTCGACCGCTACGCGATCGAGTCCTGCGTGCGCGAGGTCGCCCGGGGCGAGAAGGGCACGCTGCGGACCGAATACCGGATCGAGGACGGCGAGGGGAAGACGCGTTATCTCCTTTGCACAGCAACGGTTGAGCGTGGCGAAGATCAGAAGCCGCGCTACCTCGTGGGCATGAGCTGGGATATCACCCGGCTCAAGGAGACGGCGGAGGAGGCGGAACGCAGCCGGCAGCTGCTCCAGCAGGTGGGGATCATGGCGCGGATCGGCGGCTGGCGTCTTGATCTGAATCCGCTGCGGCCGGTCTGGTCGGAGATGGTCAAGGAGATTCACGAAGTCTCGCCTGACTACGAGCCGACGCTCGAGAACGCGTTGAAGTTTTATGCACCTGAGGCGCGTGCGATCGTTCAGAACGCGGTGGACCGCGCGATCGAAACGGGCGAGCCGTGGGACATCGAGGTGCCGATGATCACGGCGCGGGGCCGCCGGATCCAGGTGCGTGCGTTCGGGATGCCTCAGTACCGGGACGGCGTGTGTGTCTGTCTGATCGGTGCGTTGCAGGACATCACGGAGCGTCATGAGGCGACGCGTGCGTTGGAGCAGAGCGAGCAGCGTCTGGACCTCGCGATGACGGTTTCGAAGCAGGGGCACTGGGACTGGGCGGTCGGTTCGGAGGAGGCGTATTTCAGCGCTTCGCTGCTGCGTGTTCTGGGTTACGAGCCAGATTCGCTGCCTCAGTCCTTCGGGACGTGGGAGCGACTGCTTCACCCGCTGGATCGTGACGGGGTTCTGTCGTGTCTTCGTCAGGAGTCGGAGGATGCCCGCGACCGTTTTGTGCTCGAGATGCGGATGCGTAACCGCCGTGGTCAGTGGCAGTGGGTTCGGACGATCGGTTCGGTCGTGGAGCGTGACGCGGATGGCGAGGCGGCTCGTCTGGTTGGTGTGATGGTGGACATCGACGAGCAGAAGCGGATGACGCACGATCTGGCGGTGGTCCAGCAGCGGCTGCAGCATTTCGTGGACAACACGCCGGCGGCGGTAGCGATGTTCGACCGGGACATGAATTACCTGATGGCGAGTCAGGGCTGGTATGAGCAGAACGACTTGCGGGGTCAGTCGATCATCGGGCGTTCGTACTACGACGTGATGACTGACGTTCCCGAGCACTGGCGTGAGGCGCACCGGCGGTCGCTGGCGGGCGAGACGTTTGAGATGGACCGCGACTGCCTGGACACGGGTGACGGGCGGCTGCTGTGGATCAGCTGGCGTGTCCAGCCGTGGCGTGACACGTCGGGCGAGATCGGCGGCGTGATGGTGGTGACGGAGGTCGTGAACGAGCAGGTGGAGCACGAGCTGGAGCTTGCGGCGGCGTGCGAGGCGGCGGAGGCGGCGAACAAGGCGAAGAGCGAGTTCCTGGCGAACATGAGTCACGAGATCCGCACGCCTATGACGGCGATTCTGGGTTTCACGGACCTGCTTGCGGAGGATGCTGAGCTGGATTCTGCGGCGGTTGGTGATGCGGTTGCGACGGTTCGTCGTAACGGCGAGCACCTGCTGTCGATCATCAACGATATTCTCGATCTGTCGAAGATCGAGGCGGGCAAGATGACGCTTGAGCGTCTGGACGTGAGTCCGCTGGCGGTGATCCGTGACGTGCACGAGCTGATGACGGTGCGTGCGCGTGAGAAGGGTTTGTCGCTGAGTTTCGATATCGAGACGGCGTTGCCCGAGACGATCCAGACGGACCCGACGCGGCTGCGGCAGGTGTTGGTGAACCTGGTGAGTAACGCGATCAAGTTCACGGAGTCGGGTTCGGTGGTGATGTCGGCGGCGTGGTCGGAGCAGACGCCTGATCGGTTGTCGGTGGCGGTGCGAGACACGGGCATCGGCATGTCGCAGGTTCAGGTGGACCGGATCTTTGAGGCGTTCGCCCAGGCGGACGAGTCGATGTCGCGTCGGTTTGGTGGTACGGGTCTGGGGCTGAAGATCTCGCGTCGTCTGGCGCACATACTGGGCGGTGATCTGACGGTGCACTCGGTGCCGGGCGTGGGGAGCACGTTCACGCTGACGATCGATACGGGGCCGATCAATCAGGGTTTGTCGGTGAAGCCGCCTGAGCCGGTGCGTGAGGCGGTGGGGGTTGCTGAGGCTCGCGTGCCGCTGGCGGGTGTGCGGGTTCTGCTGGCGGAGGATGGCGTGGACAATCAGCGTCTGGTCCGTTTCCACGTTGAGAAGGCTGGCGGGACGATCGATGTTGCGGAGAACGGACGTCTGGCGCTGGAGGCGTGGGAGTCGGGTGGTCGCGAGGCTTATGACCTGATCATCATGGACATGCAGATGCCGGAGATGGATGGGTATCAGGCGTCTCGTGCGTTGCGTGATCGCGGGTGGCGGGGGCCGATCATCGCGTTGACGGCGCACGCGATGTCGGATGATCGTCAGCGTTGCCTGGATGCCGGCTGTTCGGATTACGCGACGAAGCCGATCGATCGCGAGAAGCTTGTTGCGATCTGCGTGCGGGGCCTGGCCGAGTCGGACGACCGTCGGGCGGCCTGA
- a CDS encoding ion channel, with the protein MPMQRVNAFLAAFLIFCRRHRTISYALLGILFFLLTALSQLDVDGSNLWLIKTALTLVIAFAIIAVSVHRWLLTLSIVLAAFYLVSLWQRIPEHWATLTYTIDLAGTLFFLLITAELFRYVIAGSEINRARVFAAVTGYLISIWFFAGTYTQIARHNPDAFTNINDIPQTRLISEMVYFSVVTQTTLGYGDIAPLSGRARALVVAQALFGVLYLAVAIARIVGLVSASRQHDLNPPRNHDPPTR; encoded by the coding sequence ATGCCCATGCAGCGCGTCAACGCCTTCCTCGCCGCCTTCCTCATCTTCTGCCGAAGACACCGAACCATCAGCTACGCACTGCTCGGCATCCTCTTCTTCCTCCTCACCGCACTCTCCCAACTCGACGTCGACGGCTCCAACCTCTGGCTCATCAAGACCGCCCTCACCCTCGTCATCGCCTTCGCCATCATCGCCGTCAGCGTCCACCGCTGGCTCCTGACGCTCTCAATCGTCCTCGCCGCCTTCTACCTCGTCAGCCTCTGGCAACGCATCCCCGAACACTGGGCCACCCTCACCTACACCATCGACCTCGCCGGAACACTCTTCTTCCTGCTCATCACCGCCGAACTCTTCCGCTACGTCATCGCCGGCTCCGAGATCAACCGCGCACGCGTCTTCGCCGCCGTCACCGGTTACCTCATCAGCATCTGGTTCTTCGCGGGAACCTACACCCAGATCGCACGACACAACCCCGACGCCTTCACCAACATCAACGACATCCCACAGACACGCCTGATCTCCGAGATGGTCTACTTCAGCGTCGTCACCCAGACCACCCTCGGCTACGGCGACATCGCACCCCTCTCCGGCAGAGCTCGCGCCCTCGTCGTCGCTCAGGCCCTCTTCGGCGTCCTCTACCTCGCCGTCGCCATCGCACGCATCGTCGGACTCGTCAGCGCCTCCAGACAACACGATCTCAACCCACCCCGGAACCACGACCCGCCAACTCGCTAA
- a CDS encoding alpha/beta hydrolase — MLDLYLPTEGNPDTPAPLAIWIHGGGWMSDPNNSVPILPLLDHGFAIARIEYRLTTESDLFNSVRFPAQIHDVKGAVRFLRANAENYNIDPERFAAVGSSAGGHLAALLGVSANHPQLEGNTGGNLNQPSNVQAVVDLFGPSNLLTMGGWHDQPDSPESRLIDWDLGDLKHNLENPNPPYPLIATITRDASPVYHVDPTDPPFFIAHGTADTTVPYTQSTELNDALVAANVPVDFHTVNDDRHTIMDMPLEAVFDFITTTLAPQALPIPADANLDGKVDLLDLSILASNFGVTGSIPEPASATLISLGLLATRRRRSA; from the coding sequence CTGCTTGACCTCTACCTGCCCACAGAAGGCAACCCCGACACGCCGGCACCCCTGGCGATATGGATCCATGGCGGCGGCTGGATGAGCGACCCCAACAACAGCGTGCCCATTCTGCCCCTACTCGATCACGGCTTCGCCATCGCTCGAATCGAATACCGTTTGACCACCGAGTCCGATCTCTTCAACTCGGTGCGATTCCCGGCACAGATACATGACGTAAAGGGGGCGGTCCGCTTCCTCCGCGCCAACGCCGAAAACTACAACATCGATCCGGAACGATTCGCCGCCGTCGGATCCTCCGCAGGCGGACACCTCGCAGCACTGCTGGGCGTCAGCGCGAATCACCCGCAACTCGAAGGCAATACCGGTGGCAACCTCAATCAGCCATCCAACGTCCAAGCCGTCGTCGATCTCTTCGGGCCCTCCAACCTTCTCACCATGGGCGGGTGGCACGACCAGCCCGATTCACCCGAGTCACGCCTCATAGACTGGGATCTCGGTGACCTGAAACACAACCTCGAAAACCCGAATCCTCCCTACCCCCTGATCGCCACCATCACCCGCGACGCAAGTCCCGTCTACCACGTGGACCCCACAGACCCGCCATTCTTCATCGCTCATGGCACAGCCGACACCACCGTGCCCTACACCCAGAGCACCGAACTCAACGATGCCCTCGTCGCGGCTAACGTTCCCGTCGACTTCCACACCGTCAACGATGACCGACACACCATCATGGATATGCCTCTCGAAGCCGTGTTCGACTTCATCACCACAACCCTCGCGCCGCAGGCGCTCCCGATCCCAGCCGACGCCAACCTCGACGGCAAGGTCGACCTGCTCGACCTCTCGATCCTCGCCTCCAACTTCGGCGTCACCGGCTCCATCCCCGAACCCGCCTCCGCCACGCTGATCAGCCTCGGACTCCTGGCCACCCGCCGCCGACGTTCCGCCTGA
- a CDS encoding efflux RND transporter permease subunit: MLTSLFVNRPILASVLSIIIVIGGFVSLAAIPITQYPDITPVQVTVSANYPGADAQTVANSVAAPLETEINGADALLYMQSRSSANGQMTLTAYFALGTDPDTAEVQVQNRVNRAMSSLPDSVTQIGVTVEKRSSSILMLIALYSPDNSFDENYISNYANVYVLDALKRVEGANQASIMGLPDQAMRIWLNPERMASLQITPSDIASAVSRQNQQFSAGTVAAEPMNAPVQLSIPVVTEGRYDEPDEFESIIVRAESDGSAVVRVGDVARAEVGLQQYLMRANFNGQPSTFVAVYQQPGSNALQVAANVRAQMEELKKAFPSGVDYRVTYDTTKVVQASIDEVVTTLIIAVILVVLVTYIFLQSVRATIIPTLAIIVSIIGTFVGMLALGFSLNLLTLFGLVLAIGIVCDDAIVVVENVERNIAERGLDAKKATILAMGEVIGPVIATTLVLIAVFLPVAFLGGTTGVLYKQFAITIAVSVSISSFVALTLTPALCGMLLKPRGTVPAIFKAFNAFIDRTTDVYGVGVRWTVKAAPVAIIVVLAMLAGIYTLFRTVPSSFVPVEDQGFFIVAVIMPDGASMDRTEASTSRAAELFLEHPAVVRASAISGYSLLDSQLKTNAGTIFVELDDFNLRKDPALSINAVFAQTIPKLKAIRDGVVIPINPPSIPGLGTQGGFEFWIQNRGNDDPIQLFTETREFINASAEEPILTRVNSTYNAFTRQLLVSVDRTQAETLGMPVDGVYDALQSLFGSVYVSQYNKYGRVWNVVLQADAEYRDNPTDIQNIFVRQRSGAMLPLSSVVSADYRAGPDLVARFNGFPAAKVTGDASPGFSSGQAINAMEELGREVLPDTFSFAWSGQAFEEKKAGSTSAIAFVFGIIMVFLILAGQYERWSLPLAIITAVPFGIFGALVAVFLRGMENDIYFQVGLVTLIGLSTKNAILIVEFAQVKHSEGLSPFDAAVEAARLRLRPILMTSLSFILGALPLVTASGAGSAARHSIGTGIIGGMISATTLALFFVPLFYYLIVSATSRGQKPPQAAPAPAAASGEQDHA, translated from the coding sequence ATGCTGACCTCACTCTTCGTCAACCGACCCATCCTCGCATCCGTCCTCTCGATCATCATCGTGATCGGAGGTTTCGTCTCACTCGCCGCTATCCCCATCACCCAGTACCCCGACATCACCCCCGTCCAGGTCACCGTCTCCGCCAACTACCCCGGCGCCGACGCACAGACCGTCGCCAACTCCGTCGCCGCCCCCCTCGAAACCGAGATCAACGGCGCCGACGCACTGCTCTACATGCAGTCACGATCATCCGCCAACGGGCAGATGACCCTCACCGCCTACTTCGCCCTCGGAACCGACCCCGACACCGCCGAAGTCCAGGTCCAGAACCGCGTCAACCGCGCGATGTCCAGCCTGCCCGACTCCGTCACCCAGATAGGCGTCACCGTCGAAAAGCGATCCTCGAGCATCCTCATGCTCATCGCGCTCTACTCCCCCGACAACTCCTTCGACGAAAACTACATCAGCAACTACGCCAACGTCTACGTCCTTGACGCCCTCAAACGCGTCGAGGGCGCCAACCAGGCCTCCATCATGGGCCTGCCCGACCAGGCCATGCGCATATGGCTCAACCCCGAACGCATGGCCAGCCTCCAGATCACCCCCAGCGACATCGCCTCCGCCGTCTCCCGACAAAACCAGCAGTTCTCCGCCGGCACCGTCGCCGCAGAACCGATGAACGCACCCGTCCAGCTCTCCATCCCCGTCGTCACCGAAGGCCGATACGACGAACCCGATGAGTTCGAGAGCATCATCGTCCGCGCCGAGTCCGACGGCTCCGCCGTTGTCCGCGTCGGCGACGTCGCGCGAGCCGAAGTCGGTCTGCAGCAGTACCTGATGCGAGCCAACTTCAACGGACAGCCCTCAACCTTCGTCGCCGTCTACCAGCAGCCCGGATCCAACGCGCTCCAGGTCGCCGCCAACGTCCGGGCACAGATGGAAGAGCTCAAAAAAGCCTTCCCCTCAGGCGTCGACTACAGAGTCACCTACGACACCACCAAGGTCGTCCAGGCTTCCATCGACGAGGTCGTCACCACACTCATCATCGCCGTCATCCTCGTCGTCCTCGTCACCTACATCTTCCTCCAGAGCGTACGCGCCACCATCATCCCCACACTCGCCATCATCGTCTCCATCATCGGCACCTTCGTCGGCATGCTCGCCCTCGGCTTCAGCCTCAACCTCCTCACACTCTTCGGACTCGTCCTCGCCATCGGCATCGTCTGCGACGACGCCATCGTCGTCGTCGAAAACGTCGAACGAAACATCGCCGAACGCGGACTCGACGCCAAAAAAGCCACCATCCTCGCCATGGGCGAGGTCATCGGGCCCGTCATCGCCACCACACTCGTCCTCATCGCCGTCTTCCTGCCCGTCGCCTTCCTCGGCGGAACCACAGGCGTCCTCTACAAACAGTTCGCCATCACCATCGCCGTCTCCGTCTCCATCTCCTCCTTCGTCGCCCTCACACTCACCCCCGCACTCTGCGGCATGCTCCTCAAACCCCGCGGAACCGTCCCCGCCATCTTCAAGGCCTTCAACGCCTTCATCGACCGAACCACCGACGTCTATGGCGTCGGCGTCCGCTGGACCGTCAAGGCAGCGCCCGTCGCCATCATCGTCGTCCTCGCCATGCTCGCCGGCATCTACACCCTTTTCCGGACCGTCCCCTCCAGCTTCGTCCCCGTTGAAGACCAGGGCTTCTTCATCGTCGCCGTCATCATGCCCGACGGCGCCAGCATGGACCGCACCGAAGCCTCCACCTCAAGAGCCGCCGAACTCTTCCTCGAACACCCCGCCGTGGTCCGCGCCTCCGCCATCTCCGGATACTCGCTCCTGGACAGCCAGCTCAAGACCAACGCCGGAACCATCTTTGTCGAACTCGACGACTTCAACCTGCGAAAAGACCCCGCACTCTCCATCAACGCCGTCTTCGCCCAGACCATCCCCAAACTCAAAGCCATACGCGACGGCGTCGTCATACCCATCAACCCGCCCTCCATCCCCGGACTCGGAACCCAGGGCGGCTTCGAGTTCTGGATCCAGAACCGTGGCAACGACGACCCCATCCAGCTCTTCACCGAAACACGCGAGTTCATCAACGCCTCCGCCGAAGAACCCATACTCACACGCGTCAACTCCACCTACAACGCCTTCACCCGCCAGCTCCTCGTCAGCGTCGACCGGACCCAGGCCGAAACCCTCGGCATGCCCGTCGACGGCGTCTACGACGCGCTCCAGTCTCTCTTCGGCTCCGTCTACGTCAGCCAGTACAACAAGTACGGCCGCGTCTGGAACGTCGTCCTCCAGGCCGACGCCGAATACCGCGACAACCCCACCGACATCCAGAACATCTTCGTCCGGCAGCGAAGCGGAGCCATGCTCCCACTCTCCTCCGTCGTCTCCGCCGACTACCGCGCCGGACCCGACCTCGTCGCTCGATTCAACGGCTTCCCCGCCGCCAAGGTCACAGGCGACGCCTCACCCGGATTCTCCTCCGGACAGGCCATCAACGCCATGGAAGAACTCGGACGCGAAGTCCTCCCCGACACCTTCTCCTTCGCATGGTCCGGACAGGCCTTCGAAGAAAAGAAAGCCGGATCCACCTCCGCCATCGCCTTCGTCTTCGGCATCATCATGGTCTTCCTCATCCTCGCCGGACAGTACGAGCGATGGTCACTGCCCCTCGCCATCATCACCGCCGTCCCCTTCGGCATCTTCGGGGCCCTCGTCGCCGTCTTCCTCCGTGGCATGGAAAACGATATCTACTTCCAGGTCGGGCTCGTCACCCTCATCGGGCTCTCCACCAAAAACGCCATCCTCATCGTCGAGTTCGCACAGGTTAAGCACAGCGAAGGCCTCTCACCCTTCGACGCCGCCGTCGAGGCCGCACGACTCCGACTCCGCCCCATCCTCATGACCTCACTCTCCTTCATCCTCGGAGCACTCCCCCTCGTCACCGCCAGCGGAGCCGGCTCCGCCGCACGACACTCCATCGGCACCGGCATCATCGGCGGCATGATCTCCGCCACCACCCTCGCACTCTTCTTCGTCCCCCTCTTCTACTACCTCATCGTCTCAGCCACCTCACGCGGACAGAAGCCGCCGCAAGCTGCACCCGCACCCGCGGCCGCCAGCGGAGAACAAGACCATGCATAA
- a CDS encoding YqhA family protein yields the protein MVLIRAFSLISIITSLVGSALMVVVGCYRALKAILIFAGQAQLHGDIPDHIDHTEQTVIAILESIDAFLISLALLVFAVGVYKLLINTKTWFDNTNLTWLRIDSLEDLKRTLIETIMVILAVLFTKQAFTKATYEWTDLVIPVAICLFAVALRLLKWTHSDNQKAA from the coding sequence ATGGTCCTGATCCGAGCCTTCAGCCTCATCTCCATCATCACCTCCCTCGTCGGCTCTGCACTCATGGTCGTCGTTGGCTGCTACCGCGCCCTCAAAGCCATCCTCATCTTCGCCGGGCAGGCCCAACTCCATGGCGACATCCCCGACCACATCGACCACACCGAACAGACCGTCATCGCCATCCTCGAATCCATCGACGCCTTCCTCATCTCCCTCGCACTCCTTGTCTTCGCCGTCGGCGTCTACAAACTGCTCATCAACACCAAAACATGGTTCGACAACACCAACCTCACCTGGCTCCGAATCGACTCCCTCGAAGATCTCAAACGAACCCTCATCGAAACCATCATGGTCATCCTCGCCGTCCTCTTCACCAAACAGGCCTTCACCAAGGCCACTTACGAGTGGACGGATCTCGTCATCCCCGTCGCCATCTGCCTCTTCGCCGTCGCACTCCGGCTCCTCAAATGGACCCACAGCGACAATCAGAAAGCCGCCTGA
- a CDS encoding efflux transporter outer membrane subunit yields MHKHVLPLIAAALLLPACTVGPDYEKPETTPPETWRERDASETLGSTDLEWWAQFGDPALEALIDEALANNHDLTIATLRVEEFAARLGITRSEAFPQVGYGLEAGTQQLSRETSDAARTPGFDRNSDFFSGNVAVGWELDLWGRIRRSTEAARANLMAAEENRRGVILTLVTSVATAYVAIRSLDTQLVIAEQRLESRAENVELFERQRAEGMISALEVAQVRSEYERTAATIPAIERDIARLENALSILLGRPPGDIDRGPSVEKLALPPVPEGLPAQVLERRPDIRAAEQNLVAANAAIGVAESAYFPTISLTGVLGIASDDLSNIATGDAILYQLAAQAAGPIFTAGRIESQVDAAQAVQQQALFTYYNALLNALLESENALVTHSTTRDETNAQARQVDALRTYATLAQKRYDNGYVSYVEVLDAERDLFDAELQQVRLNAELYASLIDIYRAFGGGWVDLADEAAQHARQPETQTAPEQHNTDSQPES; encoded by the coding sequence ATGCATAAGCACGTCCTCCCGCTGATCGCCGCCGCCCTCCTCCTGCCCGCCTGCACCGTCGGCCCCGACTACGAAAAACCCGAAACCACACCGCCCGAAACATGGCGCGAACGGGACGCCTCCGAAACGCTCGGCAGCACCGATCTCGAGTGGTGGGCGCAGTTTGGCGACCCCGCGCTCGAAGCACTCATCGACGAAGCGCTCGCCAACAACCACGACCTCACCATCGCCACACTCCGCGTCGAGGAGTTCGCCGCAAGACTCGGCATCACACGATCCGAGGCCTTCCCGCAGGTCGGCTACGGGCTCGAAGCAGGCACCCAGCAGCTCTCACGCGAAACCAGCGACGCCGCACGAACACCCGGCTTTGACCGCAACAGCGACTTCTTCTCAGGCAACGTCGCCGTCGGATGGGAACTCGACCTCTGGGGACGCATCCGAAGATCCACCGAGGCCGCACGTGCCAACCTCATGGCCGCCGAGGAAAACCGCCGAGGCGTCATCCTCACACTCGTCACCTCCGTCGCCACCGCCTACGTCGCCATCCGAAGCCTCGACACCCAACTCGTCATCGCCGAACAACGCCTCGAATCACGCGCCGAAAACGTCGAACTCTTCGAGCGACAACGCGCCGAAGGCATGATCTCCGCGCTCGAGGTCGCACAGGTCCGCTCCGAGTACGAACGAACCGCCGCCACCATCCCCGCCATCGAACGCGACATCGCACGACTCGAAAACGCGCTCTCCATCCTCCTCGGACGACCGCCTGGCGACATCGACCGCGGACCCTCCGTCGAAAAACTCGCCCTCCCGCCCGTCCCCGAAGGACTACCCGCACAGGTCCTCGAACGACGACCCGATATCCGCGCCGCCGAACAGAACCTCGTCGCCGCCAACGCCGCCATCGGCGTCGCAGAATCCGCCTACTTCCCCACCATCTCACTCACAGGCGTCCTCGGCATCGCAAGCGACGACCTCTCCAACATCGCCACCGGCGACGCCATCCTCTACCAGCTCGCCGCACAGGCCGCCGGACCCATCTTCACCGCGGGCCGAATCGAGTCGCAGGTCGACGCCGCACAGGCCGTCCAGCAGCAGGCCCTCTTCACCTACTACAACGCCCTGCTCAACGCCCTGCTCGAATCCGAAAACGCACTCGTCACCCACAGCACCACCCGCGACGAAACCAACGCACAGGCACGACAGGTCGACGCGCTCCGCACCTACGCCACCCTCGCCCAGAAACGCTACGACAACGGCTACGTCAGCTACGTCGAAGTCCTCGACGCCGAACGCGACCTCTTCGACGCCGAACTCCAACAGGTCCGACTCAACGCTGAACTCTACGCATCCCTCATCGACATCTACCGAGCCTTCGGCGGGGGATGGGTCGACCTCGCCGACGAAGCCGCCCAGCACGCACGACAGCCTGAAACCCAAACCGCCCCCGAGCAACACAACACCGATTCACAACCCGAGTCCTGA
- a CDS encoding efflux RND transporter periplasmic adaptor subunit, whose product MAPFRHALNALAAITILATLSACTESDQQQAPAPPPRDVDVAQIETADLPVSFEFIGRTASSQRVEIRTRVAGFLDEVAYEEGKRVKQGDVLFKIDPAPFEARLRAAKAELAQLEARLENAEALLRRVKPLAEIEAVAQKELDDAQGSVREAAAAVEAAKARVFEAELDLGYTTITSPVEGLTSSATQREGAYLGIGSEPLTYVARINPIWVEFSVSEAQALRSRQAQVSGSMIIPEDKRFAVNIKLSDGTLFPNTGHISFADASVDDQTGTFLVRAEIPNVDTEPLRPGQYVRVYTSGAIRPDAILAPKRAVQQGPRGSFVWLVDDENKAEQRPVVTGPWVNDNWVIEQGLNAGDRVIVNGSLGLTPGTPVNIVSLVPIDHPENGAIE is encoded by the coding sequence TTGGCTCCATTCAGACACGCTCTGAACGCGCTGGCAGCGATCACCATCCTCGCCACGCTCTCCGCCTGCACCGAATCCGACCAGCAGCAGGCACCCGCTCCCCCCCCACGCGACGTCGACGTCGCACAGATCGAGACCGCCGACCTGCCCGTCTCCTTCGAGTTCATCGGCCGAACCGCGAGCTCACAACGCGTCGAGATACGCACCCGCGTCGCCGGTTTCCTCGACGAAGTCGCCTATGAAGAAGGCAAACGCGTCAAGCAAGGCGACGTCCTCTTCAAAATCGACCCCGCTCCCTTCGAAGCACGACTCCGCGCCGCTAAGGCCGAACTCGCCCAGCTCGAAGCACGACTCGAAAACGCCGAAGCACTGCTCAGACGCGTCAAACCCCTCGCCGAAATCGAAGCCGTCGCCCAGAAAGAACTCGACGACGCCCAGGGCAGCGTCCGCGAGGCCGCCGCCGCCGTCGAAGCCGCCAAGGCACGCGTCTTCGAGGCCGAACTCGACCTCGGATACACCACCATCACCTCACCCGTCGAAGGACTCACCAGCTCCGCCACACAACGCGAAGGCGCCTACCTTGGCATCGGGTCCGAACCCCTCACCTACGTCGCACGCATCAACCCCATCTGGGTCGAGTTCAGCGTCTCCGAGGCACAGGCCCTCCGCAGCCGACAGGCTCAGGTCTCGGGCAGCATGATCATCCCCGAAGACAAACGCTTCGCCGTCAACATCAAGCTCTCCGACGGAACCCTCTTCCCCAACACCGGACACATCTCCTTCGCCGACGCCTCCGTCGACGACCAGACCGGCACCTTCCTCGTCCGAGCCGAAATCCCCAACGTCGACACCGAACCCCTCCGACCCGGACAGTACGTCCGCGTCTACACCAGCGGAGCCATCCGACCCGACGCCATCCTCGCACCCAAACGCGCCGTCCAGCAGGGACCCCGAGGCTCCTTCGTCTGGCTCGTCGACGACGAGAACAAGGCCGAACAACGTCCCGTCGTCACCGGGCCCTGGGTCAACGACAACTGGGTCATCGAGCAGGGACTCAACGCCGGCGACCGCGTCATCGTCAACGGATCACTCGGGCTCACGCCCGGAACACCCGTCAACATCGTCAGCCTCGTGCCCATCGATCATCCCGAAAACGGAGCGATCGAGTAA